In Lotus japonicus ecotype B-129 chromosome 5, LjGifu_v1.2, one genomic interval encodes:
- the LOC130720609 gene encoding uncharacterized protein LOC130720609 codes for MVLTKTTTSIHSWELTLYDEEKDRAWMADTSGVRRVYVGDAKLTGLDMHGNVVEMQCMTGGVITMPYPPPRYFFPKDKGSQVASVESDPLEEAAVESQRQVEQIIVPTQARAEDPKYDDKAELNRRVPVAPAWWGDMEACCVWGPFEAPPLESLPPFVPLFKKRHQVRGCFEKELIEVSSEDKDMD; via the coding sequence atggttctGACGAAGACGACAACGTCCATCCACTCCTGGGAACTGACGTTGTATGATGAGGAGAAGGACCGGGCTTGGATGGCCGACACATCCGGAGTCCGACGTGTCTATGTCGGCGATGCAAAGCTTACAGGTTTGGATATGCATGGAAACGTCGTGGAGATGCAATGTATGACGGGAGGAGTCATCACGATGCCTTATCCACCTCCACGATACTTTTTCCCGAAGGACAAAGGCTCTCAAGTAGCATCAGTGGAGAGTGATCCTTTAGAAGAAGCAGCGGTTGAGTCCCAGCGACAGGTAGAGCAGATTATAGTCCCAACGCAGGCCCGAGCTGAGGATCCAAAGTATGATGACAAGGCAGAGTTGAATAGGCGAGTACCTGTAGCACCGGCTTGGTGGGGTGACATGGAAGCTTGCTGTGTATGGGGTCCTTTTGAGGCTCCGCCACTTGAGTCTCTACCGCCATTCGTGCCACTTTTCAAGAAGCGTCACCAGGTCAGAGGTTGCTTCGAGAAGGAGCTCATTGAGGTTTCCAGTGAAGACAAGGATATGGATTGA